Proteins encoded within one genomic window of Puniceicoccaceae bacterium:
- a CDS encoding class I SAM-dependent methyltransferase encodes MRLTELAHQQISPLIKAGSIAIDATVGNGFDTLFLAESVGRDGRVYGFDVQPLAIELATLILTTRKCADRCQLFTIGHELMATHVPQNCVGNVSVIMFNLGYLPHGDKSITTQPLTTLAALEQAFTLLQTGGILSILSYRGHPGGLEEFRQIRQWLNSMQAQLSPMLQQDSANPDGRGPFLWLMQKT; translated from the coding sequence ATGCGCCTTACCGAACTCGCCCACCAACAGATCAGCCCTCTGATCAAGGCGGGCAGTATCGCCATCGATGCCACAGTGGGCAATGGATTTGACACACTCTTCCTCGCAGAGTCAGTGGGTCGTGACGGGCGAGTCTATGGTTTCGATGTGCAGCCATTGGCCATCGAACTGGCAACTCTGATTCTCACCACACGCAAATGTGCGGACCGATGCCAGCTGTTCACTATCGGTCATGAATTGATGGCAACTCATGTGCCTCAAAACTGCGTCGGAAACGTCTCCGTCATCATGTTCAATCTCGGCTACCTGCCGCATGGCGATAAATCCATCACCACCCAACCCCTGACCACACTTGCCGCACTGGAACAGGCCTTCACGCTCCTGCAAACCGGGGGCATCCTGTCGATCCTTTCTTACCGGGGGCATCCGGGGGGCTTGGAGGAATTTCGTCAGATCCGGCAATGGTTGAACTCCATGCAGGCACAGCTTTCACCCATGCTGCAACAGGATAGCGCAAATCCCGATGGCCGAGGCCCCTTCCTCTGGCTGATGCAAAAGACGTAA
- a CDS encoding DUF2249 domain-containing protein, which produces MTSHSPIVLDLLHLTEGALDANSEWCQTLSALEPGKSATLRTRVNPITLYPLLLRNPCKIHPIPARGKTWETTLTRSADPGLELDLRDLPPPAPLNHTMVALAELPSQSTLLIHTRFRPVFLLESLEQEAVEIHCTEVTPGHWQTRLSQIPISKDRTDSNSHE; this is translated from the coding sequence ATGACTTCACATTCCCCCATTGTTTTGGATCTACTGCACCTCACCGAAGGCGCGCTGGATGCGAATAGCGAATGGTGTCAGACACTTTCCGCGCTGGAGCCGGGAAAATCCGCTACTCTTCGGACGCGGGTCAATCCCATTACGCTCTATCCTCTGCTGCTGCGCAATCCCTGCAAGATACACCCGATTCCTGCCAGAGGAAAAACCTGGGAAACCACACTGACGCGCTCTGCCGACCCCGGTCTCGAACTCGATCTGCGCGACCTGCCTCCACCAGCTCCGCTAAATCACACCATGGTCGCCCTCGCAGAGCTTCCCTCCCAATCTACGCTGCTCATCCACACGCGTTTTCGACCCGTCTTCCTGCTGGAATCACTCGAACAGGAAGCAGTTGAAATCCACTGCACCGAAGTCACACCGGGGCATTGGCAGACGCGATTGAGCCAAATCCCAATTTCCAAAGACCGCACTGACTCAAATTCACATGAATAA
- a CDS encoding plastocyanin/azurin family copper-binding protein, which yields MKSPIAHLARCTGLGLLLSLLSSCGNSPDDTATSQIPASPPVSEVTITGNDRMRFEPATFTVRAGSEVSLTFRNIGTMPKATMGHNLVILLPGTNTLTFATAATNFLEHDYIAPQYADRVVATTRILGPGEAQVLQFRAPSTPGRYPVVCSFPGHTQAGMVGSMTVVR from the coding sequence ATGAAATCACCCATTGCCCACCTCGCCCGCTGCACAGGACTCGGATTGCTGCTCTCACTGCTGAGCAGTTGCGGCAATTCACCCGATGACACGGCCACCTCTCAAATCCCTGCCAGCCCGCCAGTCAGCGAGGTCACCATCACCGGTAACGACCGCATGCGCTTCGAACCTGCCACGTTTACCGTGCGGGCCGGTTCGGAGGTGTCACTGACCTTCAGGAACATTGGAACCATGCCCAAAGCCACCATGGGGCACAACCTGGTCATTCTGCTGCCGGGAACCAATACCCTGACCTTCGCTACCGCCGCCACGAACTTCCTCGAGCACGACTACATCGCGCCCCAATACGCCGACCGCGTCGTTGCAACCACACGAATTTTGGGTCCGGGGGAGGCACAGGTCCTGCAGTTTCGTGCCCCATCCACACCCGGACGCTATCCCGTCGTCTGCTCCTTTCCCGGACATACTCAGGCTGGCATGGTGGGAAGCATGACCGTGGTGCGCTGA
- a CDS encoding alpha/beta fold hydrolase, whose amino-acid sequence MFSRSICLFLTLLTAPFASFASEPLTFVMVHGATAGGWEWKSTAKCLHDDGYEVYRVTLTGLGERHHLANAEVNLDTHINDVVNVILFEDLHNVVLTGHSYGGMVITGVMNRIPERIRHVFFLDAAVPNDGESMYDIVGGPPPHAKVKDGLVDFGWGNPDGPYPKNVPHPEKTFSQPVQFNHPDALKLTVTYVAFVPEDQSIEARAERDKSWQKAEARGWHIRTFPGHHVAQQEDPRGVADLLIQEVQDRAN is encoded by the coding sequence ATGTTCTCACGATCCATTTGCCTGTTCCTCACCCTCTTGACGGCCCCGTTCGCCAGTTTTGCCAGCGAACCGCTCACTTTTGTGATGGTGCACGGCGCCACCGCTGGTGGCTGGGAGTGGAAATCCACTGCCAAATGCCTGCACGATGACGGGTACGAGGTGTACCGCGTCACCCTGACCGGACTCGGAGAACGCCATCACCTTGCCAATGCCGAGGTCAACCTCGATACCCACATCAACGATGTCGTCAATGTCATCCTCTTCGAGGATCTTCACAATGTCGTGCTGACCGGACACAGTTATGGTGGCATGGTCATCACAGGGGTGATGAACCGCATTCCCGAACGCATCCGGCATGTCTTCTTTCTCGACGCAGCCGTGCCCAACGACGGTGAATCCATGTATGACATCGTGGGCGGTCCTCCTCCCCATGCAAAAGTGAAGGACGGTCTCGTCGATTTTGGCTGGGGAAACCCTGACGGTCCCTACCCCAAAAATGTGCCGCATCCGGAAAAAACCTTTAGCCAGCCCGTTCAGTTCAATCATCCGGATGCACTCAAGCTGACCGTTACCTACGTCGCCTTCGTGCCTGAAGATCAATCCATCGAGGCCAGAGCTGAGCGCGACAAGAGCTGGCAAAAGGCAGAGGCTCGCGGATGGCACATTCGCACCTTCCCGGGCCACCATGTCGCGCAGCAGGAGGATCCGCGTGGAGTTGCCGATCTGTTGATCCAGGAAGTGCAGGATCGCGCCAACTGA
- the ispG gene encoding (E)-4-hydroxy-3-methylbut-2-enyl-diphosphate synthase, translated as MQLYCESRLKTIRRVTREVAIGPVRIGGNHAIAVQSMTTTPTEDVAATVAQARELAEAGCDIVRITAPSLKAARALQAIRDQFRKDGFTTPLVADIHFLPKAAMEAVEHVEKVRINPGNFADYKKFKVIEYTDAAYQEEIDRIHDAFTPFILRCKELGRAIRIGTNHGSLSDRIMNRYGDTPEGMVESALEFIRIAESHGFHDIVLSMKASNPKVMIAAYRLAVARMQEEGMAYPLHLGVTEAGDGEDARVKSCIGMGSLLADGLGDTLRVSLTEDPVHEVPVGKDLVRWTEALWQQSSYLAPDATVAPESVDFYQANRREVKPILLPDGTNWDHELPTKVAVGSAENLSPSDLVKRVAEVQVRQKSARIEYWVHAVEKPTHIEQLAILAEAWKGVINGFVIDLMQCDCIDALLPLISRNTSFHWILNVAHRDLEQVLGKLPEAPALTCCIDFAGMRADRIRLLSNLSNCLVTLSAPLEGLTAIGSYRALIAELDANGSKPGLWLRNLPENFIKQDPCAFADLLMESSILSGTLLCEGAGNLISVESEPNLLKATALAYNILQGARARISKTEFVACPSCGRTLFDLQSTTQKIRSRTHHLKGVTIAIMGCIVNGPGEMADADFGYVGGAPGKVNLYVGKSCVKVGIPEAQAVDALIELIREHGKWVEPEVVESA; from the coding sequence ATGCAACTGTATTGCGAATCACGTTTAAAAACCATCCGGCGCGTCACCCGTGAGGTCGCGATAGGGCCGGTCAGGATCGGGGGCAATCATGCCATCGCGGTACAGTCGATGACCACCACTCCCACCGAAGATGTGGCCGCGACTGTAGCCCAGGCGAGGGAACTCGCCGAAGCAGGTTGCGACATTGTGCGCATCACGGCTCCATCGCTCAAGGCGGCGCGCGCACTGCAGGCGATTCGGGATCAGTTTCGTAAGGATGGCTTCACTACCCCTCTGGTTGCCGATATTCATTTCCTTCCCAAGGCAGCCATGGAGGCCGTTGAGCACGTTGAAAAAGTGCGTATCAACCCTGGAAATTTCGCAGACTATAAAAAATTCAAGGTAATTGAATATACCGACGCTGCCTATCAGGAAGAGATCGACCGCATCCACGATGCATTCACCCCGTTCATTCTGCGCTGCAAGGAACTCGGGCGTGCCATCCGCATCGGCACCAATCACGGCTCCCTTTCGGATCGCATCATGAATCGCTACGGTGACACACCGGAAGGCATGGTGGAGTCCGCGCTGGAGTTCATCCGCATCGCAGAATCCCACGGATTTCACGATATCGTGCTGTCGATGAAGGCGAGCAACCCCAAGGTGATGATCGCCGCCTACCGACTGGCGGTCGCACGCATGCAGGAGGAGGGCATGGCTTACCCACTGCATCTCGGTGTCACCGAAGCCGGCGATGGAGAGGACGCCCGCGTCAAAAGCTGCATCGGCATGGGTTCCCTGCTCGCCGATGGGCTGGGAGATACACTACGGGTATCCCTCACCGAAGATCCCGTGCACGAAGTCCCCGTGGGCAAGGATCTGGTGCGCTGGACCGAAGCCCTTTGGCAGCAATCTTCCTACTTGGCACCCGATGCAACAGTAGCACCGGAATCCGTTGATTTCTACCAGGCTAATCGCCGCGAAGTAAAACCAATCCTGCTGCCCGATGGCACGAACTGGGATCATGAGTTGCCCACTAAAGTTGCCGTCGGCTCTGCCGAAAACCTCTCCCCTTCCGATCTGGTCAAGCGGGTCGCCGAAGTTCAGGTGCGGCAGAAATCCGCGCGCATCGAATACTGGGTTCATGCCGTCGAAAAACCCACACACATTGAGCAGCTGGCCATACTTGCAGAGGCATGGAAGGGTGTTATTAATGGATTTGTCATCGACCTCATGCAATGCGACTGCATCGATGCGCTCCTTCCGCTGATTTCCCGGAATACATCCTTTCACTGGATCCTCAATGTGGCTCATCGCGATCTTGAGCAGGTGCTTGGCAAGCTCCCGGAAGCCCCTGCATTGACGTGCTGCATCGATTTTGCAGGCATGCGGGCAGACCGGATTCGTCTGCTCTCCAATCTTTCGAACTGTCTGGTCACCCTGAGTGCTCCGCTGGAGGGACTGACTGCCATTGGCAGCTACCGGGCCTTGATCGCCGAGCTCGATGCCAATGGTTCGAAGCCTGGACTCTGGCTTCGCAATCTTCCCGAAAATTTCATCAAACAAGATCCCTGTGCATTTGCAGATCTGCTGATGGAGAGCAGCATTCTCTCAGGAACGCTGCTTTGCGAAGGTGCAGGAAATCTGATCAGCGTCGAATCTGAACCCAATCTGCTCAAAGCCACCGCCCTTGCCTACAACATTCTGCAGGGTGCACGCGCACGCATTTCAAAAACTGAATTTGTTGCCTGTCCCTCCTGTGGTCGCACTTTGTTCGACCTGCAATCGACTACCCAAAAAATTCGCAGTCGCACCCATCACCTTAAGGGAGTGACCATTGCGATCATGGGCTGCATTGTGAACGGTCCGGGAGAAATGGCCGATGCGGATTTTGGCTACGTCGGAGGTGCTCCGGGGAAAGTAAACCTCTACGTCGGAAAATCCTGCGTGAAGGTCGGCATCCCCGAGGCCCAGGCAGTGGATGCGCTCATTGAACTCATTCGCGAGCACGGCAAGTGGGTGGAGCCGGAAGTCGTCGAATCGGCCTGA
- a CDS encoding plastocyanin/azurin family copper-binding protein — MKHDHSSSSPNRASARPSLARLTRQVLLALTVIVGGATGISQLHACDACNLVFADQVLSDRADTLIGKDLRRAMENQKNLNLDGMVDKELTDIQVAKLEAANAAQSDEAQLTSMASDMESEPACPNCAAGIPCAPEAQSDEAVEVTEVATAQGASVAARANTLWQQASTNLSTSAPAPAKGHPLPDYMKSHEFIEIIERDYALDATPYSTVPQDAPVDKQFTVTLTEGKTYIGNGVVYDGFLIDGKIPGPTLIVDQGDVVEMTIVNDGSIPHGASIHAAYTQTSKYVGKIGPKSSKSVRFRAMMPGVYMYHCAPGGHAIGMHVLGGQYGMIVVKPPAGSYEMERQLGHEPNLELYMIQHELYSSGKDAIAGDPEYVLFNGRTYQYVEDPIMAKPGDYVRMYFLNVGPNILSTFHIVGIIWDYIYWQGNPDVKMPGGQSITAGPTDSFVIEFRMPPDEGAYTMLTHAVGSTNRGAIGLIVVDDEAELEPHRTILADGPSFKADELNAYIKGATRTISPFGIGTHRDDRPVVYGPETKEVFVEIIGNSFYPKVIEIAPGTKVTWTNEDTFTYLAGEYAGIHNVQSTSSPEDSDGINGPLLAHGESWSYTFDQEWEYDYICTPHPYMMGKVIVKTPEYSLSSKGGGSVALGGWVLPLLALCLILATASFAFRGK; from the coding sequence ATGAAACACGACCATTCTTCATCATCCCCAAATCGCGCTTCCGCGCGCCCATCTCTCGCCCGCCTGACGCGTCAGGTATTGCTTGCGCTGACGGTCATCGTCGGTGGGGCCACCGGAATCTCCCAACTGCATGCCTGTGATGCCTGCAACCTGGTCTTCGCCGACCAGGTTTTGAGCGACCGCGCCGACACCCTTATCGGCAAGGACCTGCGCAGGGCCATGGAAAACCAGAAAAATCTCAACCTCGATGGCATGGTCGACAAGGAGTTGACGGATATCCAGGTCGCAAAACTGGAAGCAGCCAACGCCGCCCAATCCGACGAGGCTCAGTTAACTTCCATGGCATCCGATATGGAATCTGAACCCGCCTGTCCCAACTGCGCAGCTGGTATCCCGTGCGCCCCGGAGGCCCAATCCGACGAAGCAGTCGAGGTCACCGAAGTCGCAACCGCTCAAGGCGCATCTGTAGCGGCGCGAGCCAATACTCTCTGGCAACAGGCCTCCACCAACCTGTCCACCAGTGCCCCGGCTCCCGCCAAGGGACATCCGCTGCCAGACTACATGAAGTCGCATGAATTCATCGAGATCATTGAGCGGGACTACGCGCTCGACGCCACACCCTACTCGACCGTGCCCCAGGACGCACCGGTGGACAAGCAGTTCACCGTGACCCTGACCGAGGGCAAGACTTACATTGGCAACGGGGTGGTCTACGACGGATTCCTGATCGATGGAAAAATCCCGGGCCCCACACTCATCGTGGACCAGGGCGATGTGGTGGAGATGACCATCGTCAATGATGGCTCCATCCCCCATGGAGCATCCATCCATGCCGCCTACACCCAGACGTCGAAATATGTTGGAAAAATTGGACCCAAATCGAGCAAGTCGGTTCGCTTCCGCGCGATGATGCCCGGTGTCTACATGTACCACTGTGCACCCGGCGGACACGCCATCGGCATGCATGTGCTCGGCGGACAATATGGCATGATCGTGGTCAAACCGCCCGCCGGTTCCTATGAGATGGAGCGCCAGCTCGGTCATGAACCCAACCTGGAACTCTACATGATTCAGCACGAGCTGTATTCGAGCGGTAAGGATGCCATCGCCGGAGATCCGGAGTATGTTCTGTTCAACGGGCGCACCTACCAGTATGTGGAAGACCCGATCATGGCCAAACCCGGTGACTATGTGAGAATGTACTTCCTCAACGTCGGCCCCAACATCCTCTCCACGTTTCACATCGTCGGCATCATCTGGGACTACATTTACTGGCAGGGAAATCCAGATGTCAAAATGCCCGGCGGACAATCCATCACGGCAGGGCCCACCGATTCGTTTGTCATTGAATTCCGCATGCCTCCGGATGAAGGGGCCTACACCATGCTCACTCATGCCGTAGGTTCCACCAATCGCGGCGCCATCGGACTCATCGTGGTGGATGATGAGGCCGAGCTGGAACCGCACCGCACGATTCTTGCTGACGGACCATCCTTCAAGGCAGATGAACTCAATGCCTACATCAAGGGCGCCACCCGTACGATTTCACCCTTCGGCATTGGCACGCACCGGGATGATCGTCCGGTCGTCTATGGACCGGAAACCAAGGAGGTGTTTGTCGAAATCATTGGAAACTCCTTCTATCCCAAGGTCATCGAAATCGCTCCGGGAACCAAAGTGACCTGGACCAATGAAGACACCTTCACCTACCTTGCTGGCGAGTATGCCGGTATCCACAACGTTCAGTCCACGAGCAGTCCCGAGGACTCCGACGGCATCAACGGTCCCCTGCTCGCGCACGGGGAATCCTGGAGTTATACCTTCGATCAGGAGTGGGAATACGACTACATCTGCACACCGCATCCCTACATGATGGGCAAGGTGATTGTGAAAACTCCGGAGTACAGCCTCTCGAGCAAGGGAGGTGGCAGCGTCGCGCTCGGAGGGTGGGTGTTGCCGCTGCTGGCATTGTGCCTGATTCTCGCCACCGCCAGCTTTGCCTTTCGCGGAAAATGA
- a CDS encoding TonB-dependent receptor plug domain-containing protein: MNVAHPKTILRLLCVILSGLPFLPHTFASMMNFQIPQADANVTLTLFARQSGISLLYSKQEVAGVTTNVIQGKFDPVEALERMLENTALRFDQDVETGAIAVVVNSKNGKRLSPESSSGNSTAPNHSNPTQHTDMKKNKDRSFLGKFLHGLLGIIVATASTQAVSQEYSEDEEIYELSPFEVSTAQVQGYNAETTLAGNRLNTELRDVGSAVSVITSEFLKDVGATDNASLLQYTTGTEVGGFMGNFAGTGDAASLNEDTISPNQNTRVRGLAAADNTREFFRTDIPWDAYNVERVDLQRGPNSILFGQGSPSGIINTGLKGAYFNNSGQVELRIGSYGSMRGTLDLNREILKGELAVRLNALYDDEKYQQKPAYSQDERIYMALRYEPAFLNRNGHRTIIKFNVESGSVSSNNPRFLPPADAITPWFTELNQATYNQFQAWDHLSGRPNHGQLRVNLAADGSRNPAYEPHLGNFGFPAARAGTYVFNADGGQSMWVTNINGPFVSGGLGADGMIDGGIAAYPDNAWVSLVGTSQWAINAGADYASAGLWKNNLLTDPSIFDFYNKLIDGHTKREWQDFRVANINLTQTFFYDRLGVSLDYNRERYENGQKAMLPGEVRLQIDPMAVYGDGTPHVGLQAGVEPYSDGSPNPNVGRPFVSTNNAWSNRSYESERETRRLTVFATHDFSDGSDSWLRKLLGSHTLTGLFGEELLESDSRSWQRYGVFDDAYYALHGLPNERFNGQLTPTQIVYLGDSLLGRGLSGANIPSISGYPVIQNGLVQYFDSTWTANDVDPGALWYNGFEIPGSASSVSTQSENPSNYAGWNTYRLNFVDAEMSSDARDRLTTRATLNKAETSSQAFVWQAKWLGNALVSTYGWRKDVAKSWAFDMSPNDFDPTHDRARVDLSPSYYRLPSSGARVEVESRSYSVVAHLMDFPFLQDVTRNMPVELSLYYNKSTNFKPDSSRVDIYGEQHPAPSGKTIDRGVRIETRDGRYTLRINKYKTSNKSATSTEINAAAIGNWMQLTQNYANVFGYNILPWGYDATDPSLRGGDADVVDDASGIWQPMRYNFHLFNDGRTFSDQAVVSPDGAWVVDPALENAVIHAVREFQRAVDPRFWQAWRIDTFGDFGPPVGEATYSVPTGFALTEDNVSEGWEIELSAEPLTGWRITANASKTDARRTHVGNANIREFMNLVQNSLRIAEGDGVGRLQHYWGTEDVVTAGKNWFDGEGLAGAPGSEWRLAQLVENTTVPEMREWRINVVTNYDFSDGYLKGMNIGGGMRYQSSVIIAYPPTGDPSDPTKVQYDLTEPVKGPSETNFDFWVGYRKQLTQRIHWRIQVNVYNAFSGDNDLIPITAQPNGTFAAYRIAPKRSWSISNTFEF, translated from the coding sequence ATGAATGTAGCTCACCCCAAGACGATACTGCGTCTGCTGTGTGTGATATTGAGCGGATTGCCGTTCCTTCCACACACCTTTGCGAGCATGATGAATTTTCAAATTCCCCAAGCAGATGCGAACGTTACGCTTACGTTGTTTGCCCGTCAATCGGGCATCAGTCTGCTCTACAGCAAGCAGGAAGTTGCAGGAGTCACCACTAATGTGATTCAGGGGAAATTCGACCCTGTAGAGGCACTTGAGCGCATGCTGGAAAATACGGCACTCCGTTTTGACCAAGATGTTGAGACGGGTGCCATCGCAGTTGTGGTGAACTCAAAAAACGGGAAACGCCTTTCGCCGGAGTCATCGAGCGGCAACTCGACAGCTCCGAACCATAGCAACCCAACTCAACATACTGATATGAAAAAAAATAAGGATAGATCGTTCCTGGGCAAGTTTTTACACGGCTTGCTGGGGATCATCGTGGCAACCGCTTCCACTCAGGCAGTTTCCCAAGAGTATTCGGAAGACGAAGAGATCTATGAGCTATCGCCCTTCGAAGTATCCACGGCACAGGTACAAGGCTACAACGCCGAGACGACATTGGCCGGAAACCGGTTGAATACCGAACTGCGCGATGTTGGAAGTGCAGTTTCCGTGATCACCAGTGAGTTTCTCAAAGACGTGGGTGCAACCGACAATGCATCGTTGCTGCAATACACCACGGGAACTGAGGTTGGTGGATTCATGGGGAATTTTGCGGGAACGGGTGATGCGGCCAGTTTGAATGAAGACACCATCAGTCCCAATCAAAATACCCGTGTGCGGGGATTGGCGGCGGCGGATAACACACGTGAGTTTTTCCGCACGGACATTCCGTGGGATGCCTATAATGTCGAGCGAGTCGATTTGCAGCGGGGACCCAACTCCATCCTCTTTGGCCAAGGTAGCCCATCGGGGATCATCAACACGGGACTCAAAGGTGCATATTTCAACAACTCAGGACAGGTTGAGCTTCGCATCGGCAGTTATGGCAGCATGCGCGGCACTCTGGACCTCAACCGGGAAATCCTGAAAGGAGAATTGGCGGTTCGACTCAATGCCCTGTATGATGACGAAAAATACCAGCAAAAACCCGCCTATTCACAAGATGAGCGCATCTACATGGCTCTGCGCTATGAACCAGCATTTCTAAACCGGAACGGACACCGCACGATCATCAAGTTCAACGTAGAGTCCGGAAGTGTGAGCAGCAATAATCCGCGCTTTTTACCACCCGCCGACGCTATCACCCCCTGGTTCACAGAGCTGAATCAGGCAACCTACAATCAGTTTCAGGCCTGGGATCACCTTTCAGGTCGTCCCAATCATGGACAACTGCGTGTGAATCTCGCAGCTGATGGGTCTCGCAATCCGGCCTATGAACCCCATTTGGGCAACTTTGGATTTCCTGCAGCCCGAGCGGGCACCTATGTTTTCAACGCTGATGGGGGACAGAGCATGTGGGTCACCAACATCAACGGACCCTTTGTGTCGGGAGGACTGGGAGCGGATGGAATGATCGACGGTGGGATTGCTGCCTATCCGGACAACGCATGGGTCTCGCTCGTCGGTACTTCCCAATGGGCGATCAATGCGGGTGCGGACTACGCCAGTGCGGGTCTATGGAAGAACAATCTGCTGACCGATCCATCGATTTTTGACTTCTACAACAAACTGATAGATGGGCATACGAAACGGGAATGGCAGGATTTTCGTGTGGCAAATATTAATCTGACACAGACGTTTTTTTATGATCGGCTGGGAGTGTCATTGGACTATAATCGGGAGCGCTACGAAAATGGACAGAAGGCAATGTTGCCGGGTGAGGTTCGCTTGCAAATCGATCCGATGGCAGTGTATGGCGATGGCACACCGCATGTAGGTCTGCAAGCGGGGGTGGAACCCTATTCGGATGGTTCGCCCAATCCGAATGTAGGACGTCCATTCGTCTCAACAAACAATGCCTGGTCCAATCGTTCGTACGAGTCTGAGCGGGAGACCCGGCGATTGACGGTGTTTGCAACCCATGATTTCAGCGATGGGTCGGACAGCTGGCTCCGAAAGCTGCTGGGAAGCCACACGCTTACCGGATTGTTCGGAGAAGAGTTGCTGGAGAGTGATTCCCGCAGCTGGCAACGCTATGGTGTGTTTGACGATGCATACTATGCTTTGCATGGCCTGCCAAATGAACGCTTCAACGGACAGTTGACGCCGACCCAAATTGTCTACCTGGGCGATTCCCTGCTGGGACGTGGTCTTAGCGGTGCAAATATTCCCTCCATCAGTGGTTATCCGGTGATCCAAAATGGACTTGTGCAGTATTTTGATTCCACCTGGACTGCCAACGATGTTGATCCCGGAGCACTGTGGTACAACGGGTTCGAAATTCCGGGAAGCGCATCCTCAGTCTCAACTCAGTCGGAGAATCCCTCCAACTATGCCGGATGGAATACTTACCGTCTCAATTTTGTCGATGCGGAGATGTCCTCGGATGCGCGGGATCGGTTGACTACCCGAGCGACACTCAACAAGGCTGAAACGAGTTCGCAGGCTTTTGTCTGGCAGGCCAAGTGGCTCGGCAACGCACTCGTCTCCACTTATGGTTGGCGCAAGGACGTGGCAAAATCGTGGGCGTTTGACATGTCTCCCAACGATTTTGATCCCACACATGACCGTGCCCGCGTCGATTTGAGTCCGTCCTATTACAGGCTTCCAAGCTCAGGTGCACGTGTCGAAGTGGAATCCCGCTCCTACAGTGTGGTTGCACACCTGATGGATTTTCCCTTTCTGCAAGATGTCACACGGAATATGCCAGTTGAGCTGAGCCTCTATTATAACAAATCGACGAACTTCAAACCGGATTCCAGTCGTGTCGATATTTACGGAGAGCAGCATCCTGCACCGTCGGGCAAGACCATTGATCGTGGGGTTCGGATTGAAACCCGGGATGGTCGTTACACGTTGAGAATCAACAAATACAAGACCTCTAATAAATCGGCAACGAGCACCGAAATCAATGCTGCAGCGATTGGGAACTGGATGCAGCTGACGCAGAACTATGCGAATGTGTTTGGATACAACATTCTACCATGGGGATACGATGCGACCGATCCTTCGCTGCGCGGAGGTGATGCAGACGTTGTCGATGATGCATCAGGCATCTGGCAACCCATGCGTTACAACTTCCACCTGTTCAACGATGGTCGCACTTTTTCAGATCAGGCTGTGGTCTCACCAGATGGGGCTTGGGTGGTAGATCCTGCGCTTGAAAATGCGGTGATCCATGCCGTTCGCGAATTCCAGCGCGCCGTCGATCCGAGATTCTGGCAGGCTTGGCGCATTGATACTTTTGGCGACTTCGGGCCTCCGGTTGGCGAAGCAACCTACTCGGTGCCGACTGGATTTGCACTGACCGAAGACAATGTGTCGGAGGGTTGGGAAATCGAACTGAGTGCAGAACCCTTGACGGGATGGCGCATCACGGCCAACGCGTCCAAGACGGATGCGCGGCGCACCCATGTGGGCAATGCCAATATCCGGGAGTTCATGAACCTCGTTCAAAATTCCCTGCGCATTGCAGAAGGAGATGGAGTGGGCCGTCTTCAGCACTATTGGGGAACAGAGGACGTGGTGACCGCCGGGAAGAACTGGTTCGATGGTGAGGGACTTGCCGGCGCACCGGGAAGCGAGTGGCGTCTGGCACAGTTGGTGGAAAATACCACGGTTCCCGAAATGCGGGAGTGGCGCATCAACGTTGTAACAAACTACGATTTCAGTGACGGATATCTGAAGGGAATGAACATTGGTGGCGGGATGCGTTACCAGAGCAGCGTGATCATTGCCTATCCTCCGACAGGAGACCCGTCCGATCCTACCAAGGTGCAGTATGATCTGACTGAACCAGTGAAAGGACCCTCAGAAACCAATTTTGATTTCTGGGTGGGATACCGCAAACAACTGACTCAACGGATTCATTGGCGCATCCAGGTCAACGTTTACAATGCGTTCAGCGGTGACAACGATCTGATTCCGATTACGGCGCAACCCAACGGGACATTTGCGGCCTACCGCATTGCTCCGAAGCGCTCCTGGAGCATCAGCAATACGTTTGAGTTCTAG